The Chthoniobacterales bacterium genome contains a region encoding:
- a CDS encoding tetratricopeptide repeat protein encodes MDSLDELFDDASGDIALGELDAAAEKYRRCVELDPAFFDGWHALGMTLMKLGRYPEAIEAGLKATELKPNDLLGWSSLSMFYVRNGQIKEAEAAGAKAKILSWGGKIARE; translated from the coding sequence ATGGACTCTCTGGACGAACTCTTTGACGACGCGAGCGGCGACATCGCGCTTGGCGAACTCGACGCGGCGGCGGAGAAATACCGGCGCTGCGTGGAGCTGGACCCGGCTTTTTTCGACGGCTGGCACGCGCTCGGCATGACTCTGATGAAACTCGGACGTTACCCGGAGGCGATCGAGGCGGGGCTGAAGGCGACTGAGTTAAAGCCCAATGACCTGCTCGGGTGGTCGAGTCTGTCGATGTTTTACGTGCGCAACGGCCAGATCAAAGAAGCCGAGGCCGCCGGTGCGAAAGCGAAGATTTTGTCTTGGGGCGGCAAGATCGCGCGTGAATAA
- the metG gene encoding methionine--tRNA ligase: MQPESFFITTAIDYTNGAPHIGHAYEKVLADVIARYQRMAGREVFFLTGVDQHGQKVQQSAEKQGVAPQEFVDGVTAKFRALWDKLDVRYDAWAATTDDLHKECVRANLQMLWDDKDPATGESRWIYKKSEGGYYSVRQEQFLTDKERGEDGEFGPEWQPVEFREEENFYFRLKDHKQWLLNFIDKRSADGKPFVVPDFRVGELRNAVEKLDGDLCISRPVARLQWGIPFPESFGAGFVTYVWFDALVNYISFVPGHDPKAKAGSDSEFARWWPALHVIGKDIMIPAHGVYWPIMLKALGYKDEEMPTLLVHGWWNISGAKMSKSLGNVIDPDVLADKYGAEAVRYYLMSDIATGKDSDFSEERLIQRYNSDLANSLGNLLNRTLNMVAKYREGKLKLNSDVPNDIMSGVVRYRLRMESSGSDSPVNVDLTDQPLYQVNNCLACVIEMTNWCNQFIDSKAPWKLAKDPAQADQLDAVLYTLAESLRIIAILISPVLPKAAAAIFMQLNRDGPMTLAEATWGKLPDGHILGTPTPIFPRIQPPETAS; this comes from the coding sequence ATGCAACCCGAATCATTTTTCATCACCACCGCCATTGATTACACGAACGGCGCACCGCACATCGGCCACGCCTACGAGAAGGTGCTCGCCGACGTGATCGCGCGGTATCAACGGATGGCCGGGCGCGAGGTTTTCTTCCTCACCGGGGTCGATCAGCACGGGCAAAAGGTCCAGCAATCAGCCGAGAAACAAGGCGTCGCGCCGCAGGAATTCGTCGATGGCGTGACCGCGAAATTCCGTGCCCTCTGGGACAAACTCGACGTGCGCTACGACGCCTGGGCCGCGACGACGGACGACCTCCATAAAGAATGCGTTCGCGCCAATCTCCAGATGCTTTGGGACGACAAAGACCCCGCCACGGGTGAGTCGCGCTGGATTTACAAAAAGAGCGAAGGCGGCTACTACAGCGTCCGCCAGGAGCAATTTCTCACCGATAAAGAGCGTGGCGAAGACGGCGAATTTGGCCCGGAGTGGCAGCCCGTTGAGTTTCGCGAAGAGGAAAATTTCTACTTCCGCCTGAAGGACCACAAACAATGGCTCCTCAACTTCATCGACAAACGCAGCGCCGATGGAAAACCCTTCGTCGTGCCCGACTTTCGCGTCGGCGAACTCCGCAACGCCGTGGAAAAACTCGATGGCGACCTCTGTATTTCGCGTCCCGTCGCGCGGCTCCAGTGGGGCATTCCCTTCCCTGAGAGCTTCGGCGCGGGCTTTGTCACCTACGTCTGGTTCGATGCGTTGGTAAACTACATCAGCTTCGTCCCCGGCCACGATCCCAAAGCGAAGGCTGGCTCCGACTCCGAGTTCGCCCGCTGGTGGCCCGCGCTCCACGTCATCGGCAAGGACATCATGATCCCCGCGCACGGCGTTTATTGGCCCATCATGCTGAAAGCGCTAGGCTACAAAGACGAAGAAATGCCCACCCTCCTCGTCCACGGCTGGTGGAACATCTCCGGCGCCAAGATGAGCAAAAGCCTCGGCAACGTCATCGACCCCGATGTCCTCGCCGACAAATACGGAGCCGAAGCCGTGCGCTATTATCTGATGAGCGACATCGCGACTGGCAAGGACTCGGATTTTTCTGAGGAACGTCTCATACAGCGATACAATTCCGACCTAGCTAACAGCCTGGGCAACCTGCTCAACCGCACGCTCAACATGGTGGCGAAGTATCGGGAAGGGAAACTCAAACTAAATAGCGATGTCCCGAATGACATCATGTCAGGAGTAGTTCGCTATCGTCTTCGCATGGAATCTTCTGGTTCAGATTCACCAGTAAACGTCGACCTAACGGATCAGCCGCTCTACCAGGTAAACAACTGCCTCGCTTGCGTCATCGAAATGACAAATTGGTGCAATCAATTTATTGATTCAAAGGCGCCATGGAAACTCGCCAAAGACCCAGCTCAAGCGGACCAACTCGACGCCGTTCTTTACACTCTCGCTGAATCGCTCCGCATCATCGCCATCCTTATTTCTCCCGTGCTTCCGAAGGCGGCGGCGGCGATCTTTATGCAACTCAACCGGGACGGCCCGATGACTCTCGCTGAGGCGACTTGGGGCAAACTTCCCGACGGTCATATCCTTGGAACTCCCACTCCGATCTTCCCTCGCATTCAGCCGCCGGAAACGGCGAGTTGA
- a CDS encoding MBOAT family O-acyltransferase, translated as MLFTSYAFLFFFLPLIIVASRLFRGQARNLCLVITSFAFYGWWRADFMLLFIASSIFNYHAGSWIARRKNESSRIPLTLAVTLNLAVLAYFKYANFGVANWNALMSGLGWKTMGWETMVLPVGISFYTFQAISYLVDVHRKTVEPAHRWTDFACYLALFTHVAGPIVRYVNIIHELKSPVLGLELLERGAFLFMTGFCKKVLIANNVAIAADAVFDTGAAGAAGTWIGLASYALQIYFDFSGYSDMAIGLGYMIGFKFPVNFDSPYQATSITNFWRRWHITLSNWLRDYLYFPLGGSRQGLRRTCINLIIVMLLGGLWHGANWTFVVWGAYHGIWLAIERWNGGRSLLQDRVPAWLNRLFVLLLILLSWIPFRVGTVAQMKDFVRDLLPHGPALWHEQIASLHQPWFWFFFGTGWLIALFAKNSNQFAERKRRPWLTLAMLLLFLLALHELASQELNPFLYFQF; from the coding sequence ATGCTGTTCACGTCCTACGCCTTTCTCTTTTTCTTTCTGCCGCTCATCATCGTGGCGTCGCGGCTGTTTCGCGGGCAGGCGCGAAACCTTTGCCTGGTCATCACCAGCTTCGCGTTTTACGGCTGGTGGCGGGCGGATTTTATGCTGCTCTTCATCGCGTCGAGCATTTTCAATTATCACGCCGGCTCGTGGATCGCCCGCAGGAAAAATGAGTCGAGTCGCATCCCACTGACGCTCGCCGTCACGCTCAACCTCGCCGTTCTCGCTTACTTCAAATACGCCAACTTCGGCGTCGCCAATTGGAACGCGCTCATGTCCGGCCTCGGCTGGAAAACCATGGGATGGGAAACAATGGTGCTCCCGGTCGGCATATCGTTTTACACCTTTCAGGCGATCTCCTACCTCGTCGATGTCCATCGGAAAACCGTCGAGCCCGCGCACCGCTGGACCGACTTTGCGTGTTATCTGGCGCTCTTCACCCACGTCGCCGGGCCGATTGTTCGCTACGTCAACATCATCCACGAACTCAAGTCGCCCGTGCTCGGACTCGAGCTGCTGGAGCGCGGCGCATTCCTTTTCATGACCGGCTTTTGCAAAAAAGTCCTCATCGCCAACAACGTCGCCATCGCAGCCGACGCCGTCTTCGACACGGGCGCTGCCGGAGCCGCCGGGACTTGGATCGGACTCGCCTCTTACGCGTTGCAGATATACTTCGATTTCTCCGGTTACTCCGACATGGCGATCGGGCTCGGCTACATGATTGGGTTCAAATTTCCGGTCAACTTCGACTCGCCTTACCAAGCTACGAGCATCACCAATTTCTGGCGTCGCTGGCACATCACCTTGTCGAACTGGCTGCGCGACTACCTCTATTTCCCCCTCGGCGGCAGCCGCCAGGGATTGCGCCGCACCTGCATCAACCTCATCATCGTCATGCTCCTAGGCGGCCTCTGGCACGGGGCCAACTGGACCTTCGTCGTCTGGGGCGCGTATCACGGCATCTGGCTCGCCATTGAGCGGTGGAATGGAGGCCGCTCCCTCCTGCAAGACCGCGTCCCAGCGTGGTTAAACCGCCTCTTCGTCCTGCTCCTGATCCTGCTGAGTTGGATTCCTTTCCGAGTCGGAACGGTGGCCCAGATGAAGGATTTCGTGCGCGATTTGCTGCCGCACGGCCCGGCTTTGTGGCACGAGCAAATCGCCAGTTTGCATCAGCCGTGGTTTTGGTTTTTCTTCGGCACCGGCTGGCTGATCGCTCTCTTTGCAAAGAACTCCAACCAGTTTGCCGAGCGCAAAAGACGCCCGTGGCTCACCCTCGCGATGCTCCTGCTCTTCCTCCTCGCCCTGCACGAACTCGCCTCGCAGGAGTTGAATCCTTTCCTCTATTTTCAGTTCTAA
- a CDS encoding PEP-CTERM sorting domain-containing protein — MKTSSLLIQLLGLPLACVSAGVVFSNAGTAVTNQGQQTSVAGATTVDFNDVVILSQGTTYVSSNITMTGVTAGSGSTAGTFVQGSVGGQYTTPGGDTSVYVAVGGTGRPGPVTVTFGTAVSYFGFSWTTPDTYNSVQLFNGSTSLGTFVPGTNTPGLTTGSATGYANFNTTGSDVITSAVFSSPNAAFETDNFAYTAVPEPSTIGLAALALCGGGVLYRRKRA; from the coding sequence TTGAAAACCTCTTCCCTCCTGATCCAGCTTCTCGGCCTTCCGCTCGCCTGTGTTTCCGCCGGAGTCGTTTTCTCGAATGCCGGAACCGCCGTGACGAATCAGGGCCAGCAGACGAGTGTCGCCGGTGCAACGACCGTGGATTTCAACGACGTCGTCATCCTCTCGCAGGGAACGACCTACGTTTCCAGCAACATCACGATGACGGGAGTCACAGCCGGATCGGGCAGCACGGCGGGCACTTTTGTGCAGGGTTCCGTAGGCGGCCAATATACCACGCCGGGTGGGGACACGAGCGTTTACGTGGCGGTCGGAGGCACCGGTCGTCCTGGTCCGGTGACGGTCACCTTCGGCACGGCGGTGAGTTATTTCGGGTTCTCCTGGACGACTCCCGACACGTATAACTCGGTGCAACTTTTCAATGGCTCCACGTCGCTCGGCACCTTTGTTCCCGGCACGAACACCCCTGGGCTCACGACGGGCAGCGCCACGGGTTACGCCAATTTCAATACCACCGGCAGCGACGTGATCACCTCGGCAGTCTTCTCTTCGCCGAATGCGGCTTTTGAAACCGACAACTTTGCCTACACCGCTGTGCCCGAGCCCTCGACCATCGGCCTGGCGGCCCTGGCTCTCTGCGGTGGCGGCGTCCTTTACCGGCGCAAACGGGCCTGA
- the lysS gene encoding lysine--tRNA ligase, which translates to MEELSELLTIRREKLAKLRELGVDPFGARFDTTHTIAEAREKFVAQTPEQPGLEVRLAGRLTAHRDMGKSHFLDLSSSGERIQLYVSTKELGPELTEIFKLLDMGDFIGVEGFCFVTRTGEKSIHVKAFTVLAKSLRPLPEKWHGVTDVETKYRQRYLDLIANAESREVFLKRIQIVSGIRRFLQDRGFLEVETPMMQTIAGGAAAQPFKTHHNAMGVDLFLRIAPELYLKRLLVGGFDKVFELNRNFRNEGVSRRHNPEFTMLEAYWAYADFELMAELMESLICHLAETVCGTLVLEHKNSEGEITKTIDLTRPWKRARYHELIEARDPGWSALSAEAKRARAHELGFEVSPAMEDFEMTQQFFEKLIEEKSLNPLFVTHVPSQLVPLAKQNAADGSVVDVFELIINGQEIAPGYSELNDPIAQRARLEEQAGEEIQSIDEEFLLALEHGMPPAGGIGLGIDRLAMMLTGAESIRDVILFPHLKPRAS; encoded by the coding sequence ATGGAAGAACTCAGCGAACTCCTCACCATCCGCCGCGAGAAGCTGGCCAAACTCCGCGAACTCGGTGTCGATCCCTTCGGGGCGCGGTTTGATACGACTCACACGATTGCCGAGGCGCGGGAAAAATTTGTCGCGCAGACTCCTGAGCAGCCAGGGCTCGAAGTGCGGCTCGCGGGACGGCTCACGGCGCATCGCGACATGGGGAAAAGCCACTTTCTCGATCTGTCGTCGAGCGGCGAACGCATCCAGCTTTACGTCAGCACGAAGGAACTCGGACCCGAGCTCACGGAGATTTTCAAGTTGCTCGACATGGGCGATTTCATCGGCGTCGAGGGCTTTTGCTTCGTCACGCGCACCGGCGAGAAAAGCATCCATGTCAAAGCCTTCACCGTGCTCGCGAAGTCGCTTCGTCCGCTGCCCGAGAAATGGCACGGCGTGACCGATGTCGAGACGAAATATCGTCAGCGCTACCTCGATTTGATCGCCAACGCGGAGTCGCGCGAGGTCTTTTTGAAACGCATCCAGATCGTCTCGGGCATCCGCCGTTTCCTCCAGGATCGCGGCTTCCTCGAAGTCGAAACGCCCATGATGCAGACCATCGCGGGCGGCGCGGCGGCACAGCCATTTAAGACGCATCACAATGCGATGGGAGTGGATTTGTTTTTGCGAATCGCCCCGGAGTTGTATCTGAAGCGGCTACTCGTGGGCGGCTTCGATAAGGTGTTTGAGTTGAATCGCAATTTCCGCAACGAGGGCGTTTCGCGTCGGCACAACCCGGAATTCACCATGCTGGAGGCGTATTGGGCCTATGCCGATTTCGAGCTGATGGCCGAACTCATGGAGTCGCTCATCTGCCACCTGGCGGAGACGGTTTGCGGCACGCTGGTTCTAGAACACAAAAACTCCGAGGGCGAAATCACCAAGACCATCGACCTCACGCGCCCGTGGAAACGCGCCCGCTATCACGAACTCATCGAGGCGCGCGATCCGGGTTGGAGCGCGCTCAGCGCCGAGGCGAAACGCGCCCGCGCCCACGAACTCGGCTTCGAGGTCAGTCCCGCGATGGAAGATTTTGAGATGACCCAGCAGTTCTTCGAGAAGCTCATCGAGGAGAAATCGCTCAACCCGCTTTTCGTCACGCACGTGCCGAGCCAGCTCGTGCCGCTGGCCAAGCAAAACGCCGCCGACGGCAGCGTCGTGGACGTTTTTGAGTTGATCATCAATGGCCAGGAAATCGCCCCCGGTTACAGTGAATTGAATGACCCCATCGCCCAACGCGCGCGGCTGGAGGAGCAGGCCGGCGAGGAAATCCAGAGCATCGACGAGGAATTTCTCCTCGCGCTGGAACACGGCATGCCGCCCGCCGGTGGCATCGGACTCGGCATCGACCGCCTGGCGATGATGCTGACGGGCGCCGAATCGATCCGCGATGTCATCCTTTTCCCACATCTGAAGCCGCGGGCGTCCTGA
- the tgt gene encoding tRNA guanosine(34) transglycosylase Tgt, translating to MTESRLHFQLQAQATGSAARAARFQTLHNEVLTPLFMPVGTQATVKAQLPQTLEDSGSKILLANTYHLLLRPGAEVFRRSGGIHGFMNWKKSVLTDSGGFQIFSLPHSRSMSEDGAEFKSYLDGRTILLSPERSIETQVAIGSDIMMALDQCIPSTADEAAARAALGITQRWAERSLAARGDSPQSMFGIIQGALFPHLRKESAAGLCELPFDGFAIGGLAVGETRGEREDMCEFTAGLLPADRPRYLMGVGTPLDILEAVHRGVDMFDCIIPTQVAQRGGAFTSRGFLQLRRGVYKFSQEALDPDCPCPTCARFSRAYLHHLTKTGEVLGWQLIGQHNFHFYHQLMRDIRQSILEDRFFTLYQEKRAFLHVTDLDNPVAPVRRKPKRPVLQLGAFEVHLDEQSGASIRHSESGEIMHGRLPPIEEARELYVRQSGLANQLQLHSETPLTLWDIGLGAGANAMAAIECYESQLHPVRPLHIVSFENDLDALRLALSHRDLFHYLRHGGPIALLEKGKWQSRTHPGLTWTLITGDFLENLSGPPPDLIYYDLFSGKTNPGAWSIDAFRRLFAVCGQHPCALFTYSYSTAARAALLAAGFHIAAGQSTGTRLETTVAFTPSAAADFIPLGLDWLEKWQRSDTPFPTDTPPETVSTLRELILQHPQFHADT from the coding sequence ATGACCGAATCGCGCCTCCACTTCCAACTCCAGGCCCAAGCCACCGGCTCGGCAGCGCGCGCGGCCCGGTTTCAGACCCTCCACAACGAAGTCCTCACGCCGCTTTTCATGCCCGTCGGCACGCAGGCCACGGTGAAAGCCCAGCTCCCGCAGACGCTGGAAGACTCCGGCTCGAAGATTCTTCTGGCCAACACCTACCACCTTCTGCTGCGACCTGGAGCCGAGGTTTTCCGGCGCTCGGGCGGCATTCACGGGTTCATGAATTGGAAAAAATCCGTCCTCACCGACAGCGGCGGCTTCCAGATTTTCTCCCTGCCGCACTCCCGCTCCATGAGCGAGGACGGGGCGGAGTTTAAGTCGTATCTCGACGGACGCACCATCCTCCTCAGCCCCGAACGGAGCATTGAAACGCAGGTCGCCATCGGCAGCGACATCATGATGGCCCTCGACCAATGCATCCCTTCCACCGCCGATGAGGCCGCCGCGCGCGCCGCCCTCGGCATCACCCAACGCTGGGCCGAGCGCAGCCTGGCCGCCCGCGGCGACTCCCCGCAATCCATGTTTGGCATCATCCAGGGCGCGCTCTTTCCGCACTTGAGAAAAGAAAGCGCCGCCGGTCTTTGCGAACTCCCCTTCGATGGATTCGCCATTGGCGGCCTGGCCGTCGGGGAAACGCGCGGCGAGCGCGAGGACATGTGCGAATTCACCGCCGGACTCCTCCCTGCCGACCGTCCACGCTACCTGATGGGCGTCGGCACCCCGCTCGATATTTTGGAAGCCGTCCATCGCGGCGTGGACATGTTTGATTGCATTATTCCCACCCAAGTCGCCCAGCGCGGCGGGGCCTTTACCTCGCGCGGCTTCCTGCAACTGCGGCGCGGCGTTTACAAATTTTCCCAGGAAGCCCTCGACCCCGATTGCCCGTGCCCCACCTGCGCGCGCTTCTCCCGCGCCTACCTGCATCACCTCACGAAAACGGGCGAAGTCCTCGGCTGGCAACTCATCGGGCAGCATAATTTCCATTTCTACCATCAGCTCATGCGCGACATCCGGCAGAGCATTCTCGAGGACCGCTTCTTCACGCTCTATCAAGAGAAACGCGCCTTTCTGCACGTCACCGACCTCGACAATCCCGTCGCTCCCGTTCGTCGGAAACCGAAGCGGCCCGTCCTCCAGCTTGGCGCGTTTGAGGTCCATCTCGATGAACAAAGCGGAGCCAGCATCCGCCACAGCGAGTCCGGAGAAATCATGCATGGCCGCCTGCCGCCGATCGAGGAGGCGCGGGAACTCTACGTTCGCCAATCCGGCCTCGCCAATCAACTGCAACTCCACTCAGAAACGCCCCTGACTCTCTGGGACATCGGGCTCGGAGCCGGCGCCAACGCCATGGCCGCCATCGAATGCTACGAAAGCCAGCTTCACCCCGTGCGCCCGTTGCACATCGTCAGCTTTGAAAACGACCTCGACGCCCTGCGACTCGCCCTCAGCCACCGCGACCTCTTTCATTATCTGCGCCACGGCGGCCCCATCGCCCTCCTCGAAAAGGGGAAATGGCAATCGCGCACCCACCCCGGCCTCACTTGGACACTCATCACGGGTGACTTCCTCGAAAACCTCTCCGGTCCGCCTCCCGACCTCATCTATTACGACCTCTTCTCCGGAAAAACCAACCCCGGAGCCTGGAGCATCGACGCCTTCCGTCGCCTCTTCGCCGTCTGCGGACAGCATCCGTGCGCCCTCTTCACCTACAGCTATTCCACCGCCGCCCGGGCCGCCCTGCTCGCCGCCGGCTTCCACATCGCCGCCGGCCAATCGACTGGAACTCGCCTGGAAACCACCGTCGCCTTCACCCCCTCCGCAGCAGCCGACTTCATTCCATTGGGACTCGACTGGCTGGAAAAATGGCAACGCTCCGACACCCCATTCCCCACCGACACGCCGCCCGAGACCGTGTCCACCCTCCGCGAACTCATCCTCCAGCACCCGCAGTTCCACGCCGACACTTAA
- a CDS encoding spermine synthase has protein sequence MIPTNQLGETRTPDGSRFSLHEHDGEFFLKLNGRQLMSTTSTVSELLLADLACPLLGAKTNARVLIGGLGLGYSLKRVLELVGPGATVHVAELLPDVVQWNREFLQKINGPLLDDPRVSVIVADVFQVISDAGSERYDAILLDVDNGPTSFVQAQNSRLYDRSGFGLIRRALNADGCVTFWSAAPEPGFVGRLQRARFLVNSVPCKAHERAKRLEHVIYVAKRDERPPAAKPVVHVQPSRFKKPHRK, from the coding sequence ATGATTCCCACGAACCAACTCGGCGAGACGCGCACCCCGGACGGCAGCCGTTTCAGCCTGCACGAACACGACGGCGAGTTCTTTCTGAAGCTCAACGGACGCCAGCTTATGAGCACGACTTCGACGGTTTCGGAGCTGCTCCTGGCCGATCTCGCCTGCCCGCTGCTCGGCGCGAAGACCAACGCCCGCGTCCTCATCGGCGGGCTCGGGCTGGGCTACAGCCTCAAGCGCGTGCTGGAATTAGTCGGGCCCGGCGCCACCGTGCATGTGGCCGAGTTGCTGCCCGATGTGGTGCAGTGGAACCGTGAATTTCTTCAAAAAATCAATGGCCCACTGCTCGACGACCCGCGCGTGAGCGTGATCGTGGCGGATGTTTTCCAAGTGATCAGCGATGCGGGCAGCGAGCGTTACGATGCGATCCTACTCGATGTGGACAACGGGCCGACGTCGTTTGTGCAGGCGCAGAACTCCCGACTCTACGACCGCAGCGGTTTCGGTCTGATCCGTCGCGCGCTAAACGCCGACGGCTGTGTGACATTCTGGTCCGCCGCGCCGGAACCCGGCTTCGTTGGCCGGTTGCAGAGGGCAAGATTTTTGGTGAATTCCGTCCCGTGCAAAGCCCACGAGCGCGCGAAACGCCTGGAGCATGTCATCTACGTGGCGAAGCGGGACGAGCGTCCACCGGCGGCCAAACCCGTCGTCCACGTGCAGCCCTCGCGCTTCAAAAAGCCGCACCGAAAATAG
- a CDS encoding NAD(P)-dependent oxidoreductase: protein MKPRIAFVGVGRMGANMVRRLHEQGYPVTAIYDRHAASAQGVADELGAKVCSALADVTAAADVIFTVVTDDAAQRAIFAASGDSLLIDAAGKTFVNCATVSPQIHIEVESAVALAGAASLEACMASSIPQARAGTLYLMCGGEKTTFDRLQPLLAELSDGGQLLRYIGPAGSAGQVKALVNMVMNINTAGLAEGLGLGAALGLDPRMLLEIFSQTGANSRVVATDGEDMVNRDHACFFSAAHAAKDSGIALALGVEQGLQLPLAAAAKAQFDRMISLGLGDLDKSGIAELTFPGRHQE, encoded by the coding sequence ATGAAACCCAGAATTGCGTTTGTCGGCGTTGGTCGGATGGGCGCGAACATGGTCCGGCGGCTCCACGAACAGGGTTACCCTGTCACGGCAATCTACGACCGTCATGCAGCCTCGGCGCAGGGAGTCGCTGACGAGTTGGGCGCAAAAGTTTGCAGCGCGCTGGCCGATGTCACTGCGGCGGCGGACGTTATTTTTACGGTCGTCACCGATGACGCAGCGCAGCGGGCGATCTTTGCCGCCAGCGGGGACAGTCTGCTCATCGACGCGGCTGGTAAGACGTTCGTCAACTGCGCCACCGTCAGCCCGCAGATCCATATTGAAGTCGAATCTGCTGTCGCTCTGGCCGGTGCCGCGTCCCTCGAAGCTTGCATGGCCTCCAGCATTCCCCAAGCTCGGGCCGGGACGCTTTACCTCATGTGCGGCGGAGAAAAAACCACTTTCGACCGGCTTCAACCCCTCCTCGCCGAACTCAGCGACGGCGGCCAGCTCCTGCGTTACATCGGCCCGGCGGGCAGCGCGGGTCAGGTGAAGGCGCTCGTCAACATGGTCATGAACATCAACACCGCAGGGCTCGCCGAAGGGCTCGGACTCGGTGCCGCCCTTGGGCTTGATCCCCGGATGCTCCTGGAGATTTTCTCCCAAACCGGAGCCAACTCCCGCGTCGTCGCCACTGATGGCGAGGACATGGTGAACCGCGATCACGCCTGTTTCTTCTCAGCCGCGCACGCCGCCAAAGACAGCGGCATCGCCCTGGCGCTCGGCGTCGAACAAGGTCTCCAGCTTCCCCTCGCTGCCGCGGCCAAGGCCCAATTCGACCGGATGATTTCCCTCGGCCTCGGCGATCTCGACAAGAGCGGCATCGCAGAGCTGACCTTTCCCGGACGTCACCAGGAATAA
- a CDS encoding LacI family DNA-binding transcriptional regulator — protein sequence MQDIATQAGVGKATVSLALRDDPRIRPETRRKIKEVADRLGYRSNPTVANLMAQLRASREPKFQATLAFLNASPRDAELKSESTFQNWLRGAKERAHVLGYEIDYFWLHEPEITSVRRLKILQSRNIRGMILAAPFDESSINLDDHILFPGFASVALGRKLVEPSPHYACNDQYDTAITAMSHIYKKGYSRPGLVISEQLDRAVEYRFSAGYTSAQKIPDAKTVLPVLYFGDEAAFGNWFRKTQPDSILTDKVILREWIKKLPGGEKVGFVHMDWDPTLTDWAGTNQNNDKVGAAAVDILIGQIHRNESGLPPFPRSIMIGSTWVDGDSLPQKNA from the coding sequence ATGCAGGACATCGCCACCCAAGCAGGGGTGGGAAAAGCCACGGTTTCTCTCGCTTTAAGAGACGATCCCAGAATCCGCCCCGAGACGCGCCGCAAGATCAAGGAAGTGGCAGATCGCCTTGGCTACCGAAGCAATCCGACCGTCGCTAATCTCATGGCGCAGCTTCGGGCCAGCCGCGAACCCAAGTTCCAGGCGACTCTGGCTTTTCTCAACGCCTCGCCTCGCGACGCCGAACTCAAGTCCGAGTCCACTTTCCAAAACTGGCTGCGCGGTGCCAAGGAGCGCGCCCACGTTCTCGGCTATGAAATCGACTACTTCTGGCTACACGAGCCGGAAATTACCTCGGTCCGGCGTCTGAAAATCCTCCAGTCCCGCAACATTCGCGGAATGATCCTCGCCGCTCCTTTCGACGAATCCTCCATCAATCTCGACGATCACATTCTTTTTCCCGGCTTCGCCAGCGTCGCGCTCGGCCGCAAACTCGTCGAGCCCTCCCCTCACTACGCCTGCAACGACCAATACGACACCGCCATCACCGCCATGTCGCACATCTATAAGAAAGGCTACTCGCGTCCGGGCCTCGTTATTTCCGAGCAGTTGGATCGTGCTGTGGAATATCGTTTCTCCGCCGGCTACACCTCCGCGCAGAAAATTCCCGACGCGAAGACCGTTCTCCCCGTGCTCTATTTTGGCGACGAGGCCGCCTTCGGAAACTGGTTCCGCAAAACGCAGCCTGACTCGATTCTCACCGACAAAGTCATCCTGCGCGAATGGATCAAAAAACTTCCTGGCGGCGAAAAAGTCGGCTTCGTCCACATGGATTGGGACCCGACGCTCACCGACTGGGCGGGCACCAACCAGAACAACGACAAAGTCGGCGCTGCCGCGGTGGACATCCTCATCGGGCAAATCCATCGCAACGAATCCGGCCTGCCTCCGTTCCCACGGTCGATCATGATTGGCAGCACGTGGGTCGATGGAGACAGCCTCCCGCAGAAAAACGCCTAA